From the genome of Anopheles merus strain MAF unplaced genomic scaffold, AmerM5.1 LNR4000568, whole genome shotgun sequence, one region includes:
- the LOC121602674 gene encoding aquaporin AQPAn.G-like, translating to MENKRFWNSQIWTVFTLFLAEFFGTAMLLFGGCMAGIDGFDNVTSNISRGITFGMVVMMAFITFSATSGAIINPVVSLAAYIYGTLSLQLTLLYIVAQFAGALCGYGLLRAVTPWQYYQQALEHGNAHCVTVPHQSLSSGMALAVEILLTGMLVWTNCGVWDPRNKKDSDSVPVKFAFLIAGLSIAGGPITGASMNPARSLAPAIWNHYYEGLWIYFAGPTIGSILMVTMYRYIFLQKCSDTSEMMAPCNCHHDTGKQDPHSSKIIP from the exons TTTGGAATAgccagatttggacagtgtttACACTGTTTCTAGCCGAATTTTTCGGTACTGCGATGTTGCTTTTTGGTGGTTGCATGGCTGGCATAGACGGCTTTGATAACGTCACGTCAAACATAAGTCGTGGAATTACCTTTGGAATGGTTGTTATGATGGCGTTTATAACATTTAGCGCCACTTCAGGTGCAATTATTAATCCGGTTGTGTCACTAGCAGCTTACATCTATGGTACATTATCTTTACAG TTAACGCTTTTATATATTGTGGCTCAATTCGCCGGGGCACTATGTGGTTACGGACTATTAAGAGCAGTCACACCGTGGCAATATTACCAACAAGCGCTGGAGCACGGAAACGCCCACTGCGTTACAGTCCCTCATCAAAGCCTATCTTCTGGAATGGCCCTTGCAGTGGAGATATTACTAACGGGCATGTTAGTGTGGACGAATTGTGGCGTCTGGGATCCGCGCAATAAGAAGGACAGTGATTCAGTTCCAGTTAAATTTGCATTTCTCATTGCGGGGCTTTCAATTGCCGGCGGGCCTATTACCGGTGCCAGTATGAATCCCGCTCGGTCCCTGGCACCTGCAATATGGAATCATTACTACGAGGGACTTTGG ATTTATTTTGCTGGACCTACGATTGGTTCCATATTAATGGTTACAATGTATCGGtatatttttcttcaaaaatgtAGTGATACTTCGGAAATGATGGCCCCATGCAATTGCCATCATGATACGGGGAAACAAGATCCTCATTCTTCTAAAATTATACCATAA